A section of the Streptomyces sp. Je 1-369 genome encodes:
- the scpA gene encoding methylmalonyl-CoA mutase produces MRIPEFDDIELGTGGGPSAAAEQWHAAVKESAGKSEADLLWETPEGIAVKPLYTGADTEGLDFLGTYPGVAPYLRGPYPTMYVNQPWTIRQYAGFSTAEESNAFYRRNLAAGQKGLSVAFDLPTHRGYDSDHPRVTGDVGMAGVAIDSIYDMRQLFDGIPLDRMTVSMTMNGAVLPVLALYIVAAEEQGVPPEKLAGTIQNDILKEFMVRNTYIYPPKPSMRIISDIFAYTSQKMPRYNSISISGYHIQEAGATADLELAYTLADGVEYLRAGREAGLDVDAFAPRLSFFWAIGMNFFMEVAKLRAARLLWAKLVKQFDPKNAKSLSLRTHSQTSGWSLTAQDVFNNVTRTCVEAMAATQGHTQSLHTNALDEALALPTDFSARIARNTQLLIQQESGTTRTIDPWGGSAYVEKLTYDLARRAWQHIEEVEAAGGMAQAIDAGIPKLRVEEAAARTQARIDSGRQPVIGVNKYRVDSDEQIDVLKVDNSSVRAQQIAKLKRLREERDEAACQDALRALTASAERGPGQGLEGNLLALAVDAARAKATVGEISDALESVYGRHAGQIRTISGVYRTEAGQSPSVERTRTLVDSFDEAEGRRPRILVAKMGQDGHDRGQKVIATAFADLGFDVDVGPLFQTPAEVARQAVEADVHIVGVSSLAAGHLTLVPALREELAAEGREDIMIVVGGVIPPQDVEALHEAGATAVFPPGTVIPDAAFDLVKRLAADLGHEL; encoded by the coding sequence ATGCGGATCCCCGAGTTCGACGACATCGAGCTGGGCACGGGCGGCGGTCCGTCCGCCGCGGCCGAGCAGTGGCACGCCGCCGTGAAGGAGTCCGCGGGCAAGTCCGAGGCGGACCTGCTGTGGGAGACGCCCGAGGGCATCGCGGTCAAGCCGCTGTACACGGGTGCCGACACCGAGGGGCTCGACTTCCTCGGGACGTACCCCGGCGTCGCGCCGTACCTGCGCGGCCCCTACCCGACGATGTACGTGAACCAGCCGTGGACGATCCGGCAGTACGCGGGCTTCTCCACGGCCGAGGAGTCCAACGCCTTCTACCGCCGCAACCTCGCGGCCGGGCAGAAGGGCCTGTCGGTCGCCTTCGACCTGCCGACCCACCGCGGCTACGACAGCGATCACCCGCGCGTCACCGGTGACGTCGGCATGGCGGGCGTCGCCATCGACTCGATCTACGACATGCGCCAGCTCTTCGACGGCATCCCGCTGGACAGGATGACGGTGTCGATGACGATGAACGGCGCCGTGCTGCCCGTTCTCGCGCTGTACATCGTGGCGGCCGAAGAGCAGGGCGTACCGCCCGAGAAGCTGGCGGGGACCATCCAGAACGACATCCTCAAGGAGTTCATGGTCCGCAACACCTACATCTATCCGCCGAAGCCCTCGATGCGGATCATCTCCGACATCTTCGCGTACACCTCGCAGAAGATGCCGCGCTACAACTCGATCTCCATCTCCGGCTACCACATCCAGGAAGCGGGCGCGACGGCCGACCTGGAGCTCGCGTACACCCTCGCCGACGGCGTGGAGTACCTGCGCGCGGGCCGGGAGGCGGGCCTGGACGTGGACGCGTTCGCGCCGCGGCTCTCCTTCTTCTGGGCGATCGGCATGAACTTCTTCATGGAAGTCGCCAAGCTCCGCGCGGCGCGCCTGCTGTGGGCGAAGCTCGTCAAGCAGTTCGACCCCAAGAACGCCAAGTCGCTCTCGCTGCGCACCCATTCGCAGACGTCGGGCTGGTCGCTGACCGCGCAGGACGTGTTCAACAACGTGACGCGCACGTGCGTCGAGGCGATGGCGGCGACGCAGGGCCACACGCAGTCCCTGCACACGAACGCCCTCGACGAGGCGCTGGCCCTGCCGACCGACTTCTCCGCGCGCATCGCCCGCAACACGCAGCTCCTGATCCAGCAGGAATCGGGCACGACCCGGACCATCGACCCGTGGGGCGGCAGCGCGTACGTCGAGAAGCTCACGTACGACCTGGCCCGGCGTGCCTGGCAGCACATCGAGGAGGTCGAGGCGGCGGGCGGCATGGCGCAGGCCATCGACGCGGGCATCCCGAAGCTCCGCGTCGAGGAGGCCGCGGCGCGCACGCAGGCCCGCATCGACTCGGGGCGCCAGCCGGTCATCGGCGTCAACAAGTACCGGGTGGACAGCGACGAGCAGATCGACGTCCTGAAGGTCGACAACTCCTCGGTGCGCGCCCAGCAGATCGCCAAGCTGAAGCGGCTGCGCGAGGAGCGTGACGAGGCGGCCTGTCAGGACGCACTGCGTGCGCTCACCGCGTCCGCCGAGCGCGGTCCGGGCCAGGGCCTGGAGGGCAACCTGCTGGCGCTCGCGGTCGACGCGGCCCGCGCCAAGGCGACGGTAGGTGAGATCTCCGACGCGCTGGAGAGCGTGTACGGGCGCCACGCGGGCCAGATCCGTACGATCTCCGGTGTGTACCGCACCGAAGCAGGCCAGTCCCCGTCCGTCGAGCGCACGCGCACGCTCGTGGACTCCTTCGACGAGGCCGAGGGGCGCAGGCCGCGCATCCTGGTCGCGAAGATGGGCCAGGACGGGCACGACCGCGGCCAGAAGGTCATCGCCACCGCCTTCGCCGACCTGGGCTTCGACGTCGACGTCGGCCCTCTCTTCCAGACCCCGGCGGAGGTGGCGCGCCAGGCCGTCGAGGCGGACGTGCACATCGTGGGCGTCTCCTCCCTCGCCGCCGGTCACCTCACCCTCGTACCGGCGCTGCGCGAGGAGCTGGCCGCCGAGGGCCGCGAGGACATCATGATCGTCGTGGGCGGTGTCATTCCGCCGCAGGACGTCGAGGCGCTGCACGAGGCGGGCGCCACGGCGGTGTTCCCGCCCGGCACGGTGATCCCCGACGCGGCGTTCGACCTGGTGAAGCGTCTGGCGGCCGATCTCGGCCACGAACTGTGA
- the meaB gene encoding methylmalonyl Co-A mutase-associated GTPase MeaB, whose product MPVTIDIDTYVKGVLDGKRAFVARAITLVESTRPQHRALAQQLLTELLPHSGRARRVGISGVPGVGKSTFIDALGTMLTSLGHRVAVLAVDPSSTRTGGSILGDKTRMERLALDPAAFVRPSPSAGTLGGVAKATRESIVVMEAAGYDVVLVETVGVGQSETAVANMVDTFLLLTLARTGDQLQGIKKGVLELADVIAVNKADGPHERDARSAARELAGALRLMHPADAAWTPPVLTCSARESSGLDTLWERIEQHRALLDSTGRLAAKRRDQQVDWTWSMVRDDLLGRLLGHAEVKRLAPDLEQRVREGTLTATSAAEQILDAFQGGGDRDRP is encoded by the coding sequence ATGCCTGTGACGATCGACATCGATACGTATGTGAAGGGCGTCCTCGACGGGAAGCGCGCGTTCGTCGCGCGGGCCATCACCCTCGTCGAATCGACCCGTCCGCAGCACCGCGCGCTGGCGCAACAGCTGCTCACCGAGCTGCTCCCGCACAGCGGGCGGGCGCGGCGGGTCGGCATCAGCGGAGTGCCGGGCGTGGGCAAGTCCACGTTCATCGACGCCCTCGGCACGATGCTGACCTCGCTGGGGCACCGGGTCGCGGTGCTCGCGGTCGACCCGTCCTCGACGCGCACGGGCGGTTCCATCCTGGGCGACAAGACCAGGATGGAACGGCTCGCGCTGGATCCCGCCGCTTTCGTACGGCCATCTCCCTCGGCTGGGACGCTCGGCGGGGTCGCCAAGGCGACGCGCGAGTCCATCGTGGTGATGGAGGCGGCGGGGTACGACGTGGTGCTCGTGGAGACCGTGGGCGTCGGACAGTCGGAGACGGCGGTCGCGAACATGGTCGACACGTTCCTGCTGCTGACCCTCGCCCGCACCGGCGACCAGCTGCAGGGCATCAAGAAGGGCGTACTGGAACTCGCGGATGTCATCGCCGTCAACAAGGCGGACGGCCCGCACGAGCGGGACGCGCGCTCGGCGGCCCGTGAACTCGCGGGTGCGCTGCGGCTGATGCACCCGGCCGACGCGGCGTGGACTCCCCCGGTGCTGACGTGCAGCGCCCGCGAGTCCAGCGGCCTCGACACCCTGTGGGAGCGGATCGAGCAGCACCGCGCCCTGCTCGACTCGACGGGCCGCCTCGCCGCCAAGCGCCGCGATCAGCAGGTCGACTGGACCTGGTCGATGGTGCGGGACGACCTCCTCGGCAGGCTCCTCGGCCACGCGGAGGTCAAGCGGCTCGCCCCGGACCTCGAACAGCGCGTCCGGGAGGGCACCTTGACGGCCACGTCCGCCGCCGAGCAGATCCTCGACGCGTTCCAGGGCGGCGGCGACCGCGACCGTCCCTGA
- a CDS encoding enoyl-CoA hydratase/isomerase family protein codes for MNATPDAPADTPVDAPVLRRREGRVGHLVLNRPRAINALNHAMVRIMAEALDAWERDASVATVVVTGAGERGLCAGGDIRSIHDDVRAGRAAASAAFWHDEYLLNARIARYPKPYVAVMDGIVMGGGVGVSAHGDVRVVTERSRVAMPETGIGFVPDVGGTYLLTRTPGELGTHLALTGTPVGAADALLCGLADHYVPSERLAEFTAALADAGPAEVLRAFATTAPAGELAEHREWIDHCYAADSVEEIVDRLHASGDRHAKETAETILSKSPTSLKVTLAALRRARALPTLEAVLEQEYRVSCAALTSPDLPEGIRAQVVDKDRRPRWSPSELSGVTEANVARFFEPTGTGSLGLL; via the coding sequence ATGAACGCCACGCCCGACGCGCCCGCCGACACCCCCGTGGACGCCCCCGTCCTGCGACGCCGCGAGGGCCGCGTCGGACACCTCGTCCTGAACCGGCCCCGGGCCATCAATGCCCTGAACCACGCCATGGTCCGGATCATGGCGGAGGCCCTGGACGCCTGGGAGCGGGACGCGTCGGTGGCGACGGTGGTGGTCACCGGCGCCGGGGAGCGCGGTTTGTGCGCGGGCGGCGACATCCGCTCCATCCACGACGACGTGCGCGCGGGCCGCGCGGCGGCGTCGGCCGCGTTCTGGCACGACGAGTACCTCCTCAACGCGCGCATCGCCCGCTACCCCAAGCCGTACGTGGCCGTGATGGACGGCATCGTGATGGGCGGCGGCGTCGGCGTCTCGGCGCACGGGGACGTCCGGGTGGTCACCGAGCGGTCGCGGGTGGCGATGCCGGAGACGGGCATCGGCTTCGTGCCCGACGTGGGCGGCACGTATCTGCTGACGCGGACGCCCGGTGAGCTCGGCACTCATCTCGCGCTGACCGGGACGCCGGTGGGCGCGGCCGACGCGCTGCTGTGCGGGCTCGCGGACCACTACGTGCCGTCGGAGCGGCTGGCGGAGTTCACCGCGGCGCTCGCCGACGCGGGTCCGGCGGAGGTCCTGCGCGCGTTCGCGACCACGGCTCCCGCCGGTGAACTGGCGGAGCACCGCGAGTGGATCGACCACTGTTACGCCGCGGACTCCGTCGAGGAGATCGTGGACCGGCTGCACGCCAGTGGCGACCGGCACGCGAAGGAAACGGCCGAGACGATCCTGTCCAAGTCCCCGACCTCCCTGAAGGTCACCCTGGCCGCGCTGCGCAGGGCGCGTGCACTGCCCACCCTGGAAGCGGTCCTCGAACAGGAATACCGCGTGTCCTGTGCCGCCCTGACCTCGCCCGACCTGCCCGAGGGCATCCGGGCCCAGGTCGTCGACAAGGACCGCAGGCCGCGCTGGTCGCCCTCGGAGCTGTCGGGGGTGACGGAAGCGAATGTGGCCCGCTTCTTCGAGCCGACGGGGACGGGCTCGCTCGGCCTTCTCTGA